The following proteins come from a genomic window of Natronosalvus vescus:
- a CDS encoding TIGR00341 family protein has translation MRLVQITIPTGKRDTVRRLLEDEGLEYTMTDETSRREFEAVAYVPLPQPAVEPVMDKLRALGMSDDAITVVVEASTVVSERFEELAERYAEENDEDRIGREELRSSAADLMPTTRNYLILTIVSAVVATAGLLLNSAAVVVGSMVIAPLVGPALSASVGTVIDDHGLRVRGVTLQALGIGCAIASAAIFAGFVQMANLVPPGIEILDIDQIRERLAPDFLALAIALGAGVAGAVSLSTGVSAAIVGVMIAVALIPPAAVVGIALAWGDTTLALGSGVFVLVNVLSINMAALAVLWYQGYRPETWFRTSTARVETLTRIGVLAVVILVLSVFLAGVTFASYEGALAEEEIRGEAAAVIDEHQGLVLMDVTVEQSDHPLRGTPETVVLTVGKAESVDSPPIAHELQERLESEPRVEVHFVEVQVRE, from the coding sequence GTGCGTCTGGTTCAGATCACCATCCCAACGGGAAAACGCGATACGGTTCGTCGGTTGCTCGAGGACGAGGGACTCGAGTACACCATGACAGACGAAACGAGTCGGCGTGAGTTCGAAGCCGTTGCGTACGTCCCGCTTCCGCAGCCGGCCGTCGAACCGGTGATGGACAAACTCCGGGCGCTCGGTATGTCTGACGACGCTATTACCGTCGTCGTCGAGGCCAGCACGGTCGTCTCAGAGCGGTTCGAGGAACTCGCCGAGCGCTACGCCGAGGAGAACGACGAGGATCGAATCGGCCGCGAGGAGTTGCGATCGAGCGCGGCCGATCTGATGCCGACGACGCGAAACTATCTCATCCTGACCATCGTGAGTGCCGTCGTCGCGACGGCCGGGCTGTTGCTCAATTCGGCCGCCGTCGTCGTCGGTTCGATGGTGATCGCGCCGCTGGTCGGCCCAGCGCTGTCCGCCAGCGTCGGCACCGTTATCGACGACCACGGCCTGCGGGTTCGGGGTGTGACGTTACAGGCGCTCGGAATCGGCTGTGCGATCGCCAGCGCCGCCATCTTCGCCGGCTTCGTCCAGATGGCGAATCTCGTCCCTCCAGGGATCGAGATACTCGATATCGATCAGATTCGCGAACGCCTCGCGCCGGACTTTCTGGCGCTCGCCATCGCTCTCGGGGCCGGGGTCGCCGGAGCCGTGAGTCTCTCGACGGGCGTCTCGGCGGCGATCGTCGGCGTCATGATCGCCGTTGCCCTGATCCCACCTGCCGCAGTCGTCGGGATCGCTCTCGCCTGGGGCGATACGACGCTCGCCCTCGGCTCAGGCGTGTTCGTTCTCGTCAACGTCCTCTCGATCAACATGGCAGCGCTCGCAGTACTCTGGTACCAGGGCTACCGACCGGAGACCTGGTTCCGCACTTCCACCGCTCGCGTGGAGACGTTGACCCGAATCGGCGTGCTCGCCGTCGTCATCCTCGTTCTCTCGGTGTTTCTTGCCGGCGTTACCTTCGCGAGTTACGAAGGTGCCCTCGCCGAAGAGGAGATCCGCGGTGAAGCCGCAGCAGTCATCGACGAACACCAGGGACTCGTCCTGATGGACGTGACCGTCGAACAGAGCGACCATCCACTCCGTGGCACGCCGGAAACCGTCGTCCTCACGGTAGGCAAGGCTGAATCAGTCGATTCGCCGCCGATTGCACACGAACTGCAGGAACGACTCGAGTCGGAGCCACGGGTGGAGGTGCACTTCGTCGAGGTGCAGGTCAGAGAATGA
- a CDS encoding cupredoxin domain-containing protein gives MNSTDRLSRRRTLQLTGLAGTALLAGCQAPVQQTEPEADDAEGDEPVGWENVEEIVLEGHFDHWIGVEPPEIADEENPTLVLYAGREYELTWENGDGDFHNLVIWDEDDNALEETDYTDEEGATETLTFEASEEMVRFVCAPHVPTMDGAIEVRTE, from the coding sequence ATGAACTCGACCGACCGACTCTCTCGCCGACGAACGTTGCAACTGACTGGACTCGCCGGAACGGCGCTGCTCGCAGGCTGTCAGGCACCGGTTCAACAGACCGAACCCGAGGCTGACGACGCAGAGGGCGACGAACCAGTGGGATGGGAGAACGTCGAGGAGATCGTTCTCGAGGGACACTTCGACCACTGGATCGGCGTCGAACCGCCGGAGATCGCCGACGAGGAGAACCCCACGTTGGTGCTGTACGCCGGTCGCGAGTACGAACTGACCTGGGAGAACGGCGACGGTGACTTCCACAATCTCGTAATTTGGGACGAGGACGATAACGCCCTCGAGGAGACCGACTACACGGACGAGGAGGGTGCGACTGAGACGCTGACGTTCGAAGCCAGTGAGGAGATGGTTCGGTTCGTCTGTGCACCACACGTGCCGACGATGGACGGAGCTATCGAGGTTCGAACCGAGTAA
- a CDS encoding PQQ-binding-like beta-propeller repeat protein: protein MNRSSRRRFLHRTGLTIAAGSVLAASGGGATAVASSARADSHDWPSLGGNPGNNPLVPTDPHPGETADVAWSYEHGEPGGYSTDTGALAVAGGTVLLTTEDGEVHAVDTADGSLEWRTDPIGATGTPAVIGDFVYVGGERLSKIDADTGQICCQTRLGYDEEIPSPTVADGIVFVVGDGVLYAIEASENAERWRFDPPGDPLYEQPVAVGDGAVIATSESRAFALELEDGTERWVDDASVGESDDVVFAGTNDRQTVFPVATDDLVAIGSVDREQSGMWPIGYTTLYDLETGEKRVVGESPSWDSGAITDERFYGLDSHNLRGYDQGTGEETWSTEVSTYHVSSVVVTEETVYAGLLIDGEAYAPEDQPEPEVGVYAFDAETGDVEWTVSTDGVPALALVDGTLYAASTRDVVAIRDESETDAGGDDSDDADDTDDEHESDEHSSDDTDTDSDSDSNDADGDDDTDTGTDDATDDDQTTTSTDDPASEGTASAGEETDDPTPGFTTGAGIAGGALTLEWLRRRVSGDEPE, encoded by the coding sequence ATGAATCGATCAAGTCGACGCCGATTCCTGCACCGAACTGGGCTGACGATCGCCGCCGGCAGCGTCCTGGCTGCGTCTGGCGGTGGAGCAACCGCGGTCGCATCGTCGGCGAGGGCGGATAGCCACGACTGGCCCTCACTCGGCGGGAACCCGGGCAACAATCCCCTGGTTCCAACCGACCCACACCCGGGTGAGACGGCCGACGTCGCCTGGTCGTACGAGCACGGAGAACCGGGTGGATATTCGACGGATACGGGTGCACTCGCGGTCGCCGGCGGAACGGTGTTACTCACGACCGAAGACGGCGAGGTTCACGCGGTCGATACCGCCGACGGCTCCCTCGAGTGGCGCACCGATCCCATCGGCGCGACGGGAACGCCGGCGGTGATCGGCGACTTCGTTTACGTGGGCGGCGAACGCTTGTCGAAGATCGACGCCGACACCGGCCAGATCTGTTGCCAGACCCGCCTGGGATACGACGAGGAGATTCCGTCGCCGACGGTCGCTGACGGCATCGTATTCGTCGTCGGCGACGGGGTTCTCTACGCCATCGAGGCCAGCGAGAACGCGGAACGGTGGCGCTTCGATCCGCCCGGTGACCCGCTGTACGAACAGCCGGTCGCCGTCGGCGACGGCGCGGTGATCGCCACCAGCGAATCCCGTGCGTTCGCCCTCGAACTCGAGGACGGCACCGAGCGCTGGGTCGACGACGCGTCGGTAGGAGAGAGCGACGATGTCGTGTTCGCGGGGACGAACGACCGGCAGACCGTCTTCCCCGTCGCAACTGACGACTTGGTCGCGATCGGCAGCGTAGACCGGGAGCAATCCGGCATGTGGCCCATCGGTTACACGACGCTCTATGACCTCGAAACCGGCGAGAAGCGCGTCGTCGGTGAGTCGCCGTCGTGGGATTCCGGGGCGATCACCGACGAACGATTCTACGGACTCGATTCCCACAATCTCCGGGGATACGATCAGGGAACTGGAGAGGAGACATGGTCGACCGAGGTCAGCACCTACCACGTATCGTCGGTCGTCGTCACCGAGGAGACCGTGTATGCGGGGCTGCTGATCGACGGTGAGGCCTACGCACCCGAGGATCAGCCCGAGCCGGAGGTCGGTGTCTACGCGTTCGACGCCGAGACGGGCGACGTCGAGTGGACTGTCTCCACAGATGGCGTCCCGGCGCTCGCGCTCGTGGACGGAACGCTCTATGCGGCCAGCACCAGGGACGTGGTCGCGATTCGAGACGAATCAGAAACCGACGCCGGCGGCGACGATTCTGATGATGCTGACGACACTGATGACGAGCACGAAAGTGATGAGCACTCGAGTGACGACACCGACACCGACTCCGACTCCGACTCCAACGACGCCGACGGCGATGACGATACAGACACTGGAACCGACGACGCGACGGACGACGATCAAACGACTACCTCGACGGACGACCCCGCGAGCGAAGGAACGGCGTCGGCCGGCGAAGAAACCGACGACCCGACGCCCGGATTCACGACGGGGGCCGGCATCGCCGGCGGGGCTCTCACCCTCGAGTGGCTCCGACGTCGGGTTAGCGGTGACGAACCCGAGTAA
- the larE gene encoding ATP-dependent sacrificial sulfur transferase LarE yields MTTIEDKREAALADLATHDGVLVAFSGGVDSSTVAALAHDALGENAVACTAKSETLPAAELEDARRVAEEIGIRHEIVEFSELDSDAFIANDDERCYHCRTMRLGKMLERARELGIETVCDGTNADDPVAGHRPGLRAVEELEVHSPLLTHDFSKDEVREVADQYGLSVADKPSMACLSSRIPTGLAVTEDRLSRIERAEALVHQWGFEQFRVRDHDGLARIEIAPEELEAALDPSFVESIRDPLTDLGFDHVTLDLHGYRTGSVSPAGEDSSVEAGETAVEGTGEPLVEDVFTAEYPRADH; encoded by the coding sequence ATGACAACCATCGAGGACAAACGCGAGGCCGCCCTCGCCGACCTCGCAACACACGACGGCGTCCTCGTCGCCTTCTCCGGCGGCGTCGACTCGAGTACGGTAGCCGCCCTCGCCCACGACGCCCTCGGCGAGAACGCCGTGGCGTGTACGGCAAAGAGCGAGACCCTCCCGGCGGCCGAACTCGAGGACGCCAGACGCGTCGCCGAGGAGATCGGTATCCGTCACGAGATCGTCGAATTCTCCGAACTCGACAGCGACGCCTTCATCGCGAACGACGACGAGCGCTGTTATCACTGCCGGACGATGCGACTCGGGAAGATGCTCGAGCGCGCTCGCGAGCTCGGTATCGAGACGGTCTGTGACGGGACGAACGCAGACGATCCGGTTGCGGGCCACCGACCGGGACTCCGCGCCGTCGAGGAACTCGAGGTGCACTCCCCGCTGCTCACCCACGACTTCTCGAAGGACGAGGTGCGCGAGGTCGCCGACCAGTACGGTCTCTCGGTCGCGGACAAGCCATCGATGGCGTGTCTCTCCTCACGCATCCCGACGGGGCTGGCCGTGACTGAGGATCGCCTCAGCCGGATCGAACGCGCCGAGGCGCTCGTCCACCAGTGGGGCTTCGAACAGTTCCGCGTGCGCGACCACGACGGCCTCGCCCGCATAGAAATCGCCCCGGAAGAACTCGAGGCAGCCCTCGATCCGTCGTTCGTCGAGTCGATCCGTGACCCCCTGACAGACCTCGGATTCGACCACGTCACGCTCGACCTCCACGGCTACCGGACGGGGAGCGTGAGTCCGGCCGGCGAGGACTCGAGCGTCGAAGCTGGCGAGACGGCGGTCGAAGGGACGGGCGAGCCACTCGTGGAAGACGTGTTCACAGCGGAGTACCCACGAGCCGACCACTGA
- a CDS encoding winged helix-turn-helix domain-containing protein, which yields MSHPDTSSESTILECTDCLDPAEAFALISNETRLSILEALWAAEERPVSFSELRRAVEMRDSAQFNYHLQKLSGHFIDQVDGGYDFKHAGEKVVHAVIAGSFNEHPRLDPFPVQGGCVTCGGPLQGVYSDERLAIECTDCGQRHGEYSFPPGGLNDRTHEEVTEAFDNRVRHLHCLAADGVCPECSGRMETHIVEEGEEGCCLGVDVRVDHECVQCGHTLCSAAGLRLLDHSEVVSFHRERGVSLDERPYWTLPWCVSDEYTRIVGRDPYRLEVRMPVGGDVMRVRLDSDLDVLETAIDTCS from the coding sequence ATGAGCCACCCCGACACCTCGAGCGAGTCGACTATCCTCGAGTGTACCGACTGCCTCGACCCGGCGGAGGCGTTCGCGCTGATTAGCAACGAGACGCGACTCTCGATTCTCGAGGCGCTGTGGGCTGCCGAGGAGCGGCCGGTTTCGTTCTCCGAACTGCGTCGAGCCGTCGAGATGCGTGATTCGGCGCAGTTCAACTACCACCTCCAGAAGCTCTCGGGTCATTTCATCGACCAGGTCGACGGCGGGTACGACTTCAAACACGCCGGCGAGAAGGTCGTCCACGCCGTGATCGCCGGCTCGTTCAACGAGCATCCCCGCCTCGATCCGTTTCCCGTCCAGGGCGGCTGTGTCACCTGCGGCGGCCCGCTCCAGGGCGTCTACTCGGACGAACGACTGGCCATCGAGTGCACCGACTGCGGGCAACGTCACGGCGAGTACTCGTTCCCGCCTGGTGGACTGAACGACCGGACGCACGAGGAGGTGACCGAGGCGTTCGACAATCGGGTTCGCCACCTCCACTGCCTCGCCGCCGACGGCGTCTGTCCGGAGTGTAGCGGCCGGATGGAGACGCACATCGTCGAGGAGGGCGAGGAAGGGTGCTGTCTCGGCGTCGACGTCCGCGTCGACCACGAGTGCGTCCAGTGTGGGCACACCCTCTGCTCAGCCGCCGGTTTGCGCCTGCTCGATCACTCCGAGGTCGTCAGTTTTCACCGTGAGCGCGGCGTCAGCCTCGACGAGCGACCATACTGGACGCTGCCGTGGTGTGTCAGCGACGAGTACACCAGAATCGTCGGCCGCGATCCGTATCGGCTCGAGGTACGGATGCCCGTCGGCGGCGACGTCATGCGGGTCAGGCTCGATAGCGATCTCGACGTGCTCGAGACGGCGATCGACACGTGTTCGTGA
- a CDS encoding translation initiation factor IF-2 subunit gamma, protein MAGNGQPEVNIGLVGHVDHGKTTLVQALSGSWTDQHSEEMKRGISIRLGYADATFRRCPGVDEPECFTVEEECPDGSESEPVRTVSFVDAPGHETLMATMLSGASLMDGAVLVVSASEPVPQPQTEEHLMALDIIGIENIVIAQNKVDLVDADRARENYQQITEFVEGTVAEDAPIVPISAGQEVNIDYLIGAIESEIPTPDRNPDDDPRMHVARSFDINKPGTTHDNLAGGVLGGSLVKGELAADDEIEIRPGRQVEEGGQTEYVPIQTSVRSLQAGSQSVDTATPGGLLGVGTGLDPSLTKGDALAGRIAGPPGTLPPTWEQFTMDVDLLERVVGSDESETIDDISTGEPLMMTVGTSTTVGAVTSAREGECEVSLQRPVCAEPGAKIAINRRIGARWRLIGLGTLQE, encoded by the coding sequence ATGGCAGGAAATGGACAACCGGAGGTGAACATCGGACTCGTCGGCCACGTCGATCACGGCAAGACGACGCTGGTGCAGGCCCTGAGCGGCTCGTGGACTGACCAGCACTCAGAGGAGATGAAACGCGGTATCTCCATCAGGCTCGGCTACGCGGACGCGACGTTCCGTCGCTGTCCCGGGGTCGACGAACCCGAGTGTTTCACCGTCGAAGAGGAGTGTCCGGACGGCTCAGAGAGCGAGCCCGTCCGAACCGTGTCGTTCGTCGACGCCCCGGGTCACGAGACCCTGATGGCGACGATGCTCTCGGGAGCATCGCTGATGGACGGAGCCGTGCTGGTCGTTTCAGCATCCGAGCCCGTCCCGCAGCCACAGACTGAAGAACACCTGATGGCGCTCGATATCATCGGTATCGAGAACATCGTTATCGCCCAGAACAAAGTCGACCTGGTCGACGCCGACCGGGCCCGCGAGAACTATCAGCAGATCACGGAGTTCGTCGAGGGCACCGTCGCCGAGGACGCACCCATCGTCCCCATCTCCGCCGGCCAGGAGGTCAACATCGACTACCTGATCGGCGCGATCGAATCGGAGATCCCGACGCCGGATCGCAATCCCGACGACGATCCCCGGATGCACGTCGCCCGCAGTTTCGACATCAACAAGCCGGGGACGACCCACGACAACCTCGCCGGGGGCGTCCTCGGCGGCAGCCTCGTCAAAGGCGAACTCGCCGCCGACGACGAAATCGAGATCCGTCCGGGTCGCCAGGTCGAAGAGGGTGGCCAGACGGAGTACGTGCCGATCCAGACGTCGGTTCGATCGCTCCAGGCGGGGAGCCAGTCCGTCGATACCGCCACGCCCGGCGGACTGCTCGGGGTCGGCACCGGCCTCGATCCCTCGTTGACGAAGGGTGACGCCCTCGCCGGCCGCATCGCCGGCCCGCCGGGGACGCTCCCGCCGACGTGGGAGCAGTTCACCATGGACGTCGACTTGCTCGAGCGCGTCGTCGGCTCCGACGAGAGCGAGACCATCGACGACATCAGCACGGGCGAGCCGCTGATGATGACCGTCGGCACCTCGACGACCGTCGGTGCGGTCACCAGTGCTCGAGAGGGCGAGTGCGAGGTGTCGCTGCAGCGGCCGGTGTGTGCCGAACCCGGCGCGAAGATCGCCATCAACCGTCGAATCGGGGCTCGCTGGCGACTGATCGGCCTCGGTACGCTGCAGGAATAA
- a CDS encoding PIN domain-containing protein has protein sequence MTTQVALDTSALMMPVELDVRLFDELDRVAGSYEPTTPQPVLEELRRLSEKGGEEGTAANVGHDLATERCLVVDTEASYADDALVELAREGVVDYVVTNDLALRDRVLETNIPVIALRGRNKLAITQP, from the coding sequence ATGACCACGCAGGTTGCACTCGATACGAGCGCGCTGATGATGCCGGTGGAACTCGACGTCCGCCTGTTCGACGAACTCGATCGGGTAGCTGGGTCGTACGAGCCGACGACGCCCCAGCCCGTCCTCGAGGAACTGCGTCGCCTCTCGGAGAAGGGCGGCGAGGAGGGAACGGCGGCGAACGTCGGCCACGACCTCGCAACCGAGCGCTGTCTCGTGGTGGACACGGAAGCATCGTACGCGGACGACGCGCTGGTCGAACTCGCCCGGGAGGGCGTCGTCGACTACGTCGTCACGAACGACCTCGCGCTACGCGACCGGGTGCTCGAGACGAACATACCGGTAATTGCATTACGCGGGAGAAACAAGTTGGCAATCACTCAACCATAG
- a CDS encoding DNA-directed RNA polymerase, whose amino-acid sequence MYKRVKLKDTVEVPPEELGDVSPDLVKRLLQDKLEGRMDEEVGSVVSITTVHDIGEGTVLPNRPGVYYEAEFNAVTFDPQMQEVVDGTIVEVVEFGAFVGIGPVDGLLHVSQISDEYLAFDRENQRLASSESDRAIGVEDAVRARIVTKSIDERNPRDSKIGLTAKQPGLGKHGWLAEEFEKREEATAGE is encoded by the coding sequence ATGTACAAACGGGTCAAACTAAAGGATACGGTAGAAGTGCCCCCCGAGGAACTCGGCGACGTCTCGCCAGACCTCGTGAAGCGACTGCTCCAGGACAAACTCGAAGGCCGGATGGACGAGGAGGTCGGCAGCGTCGTCTCCATCACCACTGTTCACGACATCGGTGAGGGAACGGTGTTGCCGAACCGCCCCGGCGTCTACTACGAGGCGGAGTTCAATGCGGTGACGTTCGATCCGCAGATGCAGGAAGTCGTCGACGGAACGATCGTCGAGGTCGTCGAGTTCGGTGCCTTCGTTGGCATCGGCCCCGTCGACGGCCTGCTCCACGTCTCCCAGATCTCCGACGAGTATCTGGCGTTCGATCGGGAGAACCAGCGACTGGCCTCGAGTGAGTCCGACCGCGCGATCGGCGTCGAAGACGCCGTCCGGGCGCGCATCGTGACGAAAAGTATCGACGAACGCAACCCGCGCGATTCGAAGATCGGTCTGACGGCCAAACAGCCCGGACTGGGCAAACACGGCTGGCTGGCCGAGGAGTTCGAAAAGCGCGAAGAAGCCACCGCAGGTGAGTGA